In Cycloclasticus sp., a single genomic region encodes these proteins:
- a CDS encoding HAMP domain-containing sensor histidine kinase, whose amino-acid sequence MSLREKLHARIEELEIKHEKQIKIISSLKERVKKTIRNSGDAYSVFERNIVLKEEVNLQKIGRTHAEATGLAKTQFLSSMSHELRTPMNAIIGFGELLSLDEGLSVSQKENVGEIVKASDHLMELINEILDLSKVEAGEMELVLTAVEVDPVIRECMMLIGKQAMERGICIKHNEQSTVCIYADRTRFKQVMLNLLSNAVKYNKDAGEIIVKSHIVDQSYLCIEVTDTGHGICTEQFKDLFKPFRRLGKEYSNVEGTGLGLMLTKQLVELMNGTVEVRSEVGKGTTFGIKLPLSSRPL is encoded by the coding sequence ATGTCGTTGAGAGAAAAGCTACACGCTCGAATAGAAGAGCTTGAAATAAAGCACGAGAAACAGATCAAAATTATTAGCTCGCTGAAGGAACGGGTTAAGAAGACTATCCGCAACAGTGGTGATGCCTATTCTGTATTTGAGCGAAATATCGTTTTAAAGGAAGAGGTGAACCTTCAGAAGATTGGCCGTACTCATGCAGAAGCAACGGGTTTAGCTAAAACTCAATTCCTTTCCAGTATGAGCCATGAGTTACGCACCCCAATGAATGCGATTATAGGCTTCGGTGAATTATTGAGCCTAGATGAAGGTTTGAGTGTTTCTCAAAAGGAAAATGTAGGTGAAATTGTTAAAGCCAGTGACCACCTGATGGAACTTATTAACGAAATTCTGGACTTGTCTAAAGTCGAAGCAGGAGAAATGGAGCTCGTGCTAACCGCGGTAGAGGTAGACCCTGTTATTCGAGAATGCATGATGCTGATCGGTAAACAAGCGATGGAGCGGGGTATCTGTATCAAGCACAATGAACAGTCAACGGTATGCATTTATGCAGACCGAACTCGCTTCAAGCAGGTCATGTTAAATCTTTTGAGCAACGCAGTTAAATACAACAAAGATGCCGGCGAAATCATCGTTAAAAGTCACATAGTCGATCAATCGTATCTTTGTATTGAGGTGACGGACACAGGCCATGGTATCTGTACTGAACAATTCAAAGACCTCTTTAAACCATTTCGCCGTCTGGGTAAGGAGTATTCTAATGTCGAAGGCACCGGTCTTGGTCTCATGCTAACCAAACAGCTTGTTGAACTTATGAATGGCACGGTAGAGGTGCGAAGCGAAGTTGGAAAAGGCACCACATTCGGTATTAAGTTACCCCTAAGTAGCAGGCCCTTATAG
- a CDS encoding FIST N-terminal domain-containing protein — MGSSELGYVKRAEVTLADEKLAVEAFARDVEQQDMAGVVFFCSADYDLKKLADGLKGRFSCPVIGCTSAGEIGTRYQKGGMVGASFSSEVFRFHTVAIPSLNEFDEEQAQCIAAELEGKLEFSDQLDSEKMFGLSLIDGLSMLEEQIVGPLYHALRGVSIVGGSAGDSLKFEKTHVYTGDGFYSNAAAFALIETKVRFHTLKFQHFEPTGMDMVITRADPLTRTVYEIDGEPAAEAYANLLGLNVKQLDQSVFSQHPLMIEMGNEWFVRAIKRANEDGSLAFICAIDNGLPLTLAKPLDFVDSLRLGISRLKKEFQGDTIELALGFDCLWRRLEMKALDVQKPVERLLKEINFLGFSTFGEQFNANHVNQTLTGVVIGKGR; from the coding sequence ATGGGGAGCTCAGAACTTGGGTATGTGAAACGAGCAGAGGTGACTCTTGCAGATGAAAAGTTGGCTGTTGAGGCCTTTGCAAGGGATGTAGAACAGCAGGATATGGCAGGGGTCGTGTTTTTTTGCTCTGCCGACTATGATCTAAAAAAACTGGCGGATGGGCTGAAAGGTCGGTTTTCTTGTCCGGTGATTGGTTGTACTAGCGCGGGTGAGATAGGCACAAGGTATCAGAAGGGCGGCATGGTAGGTGCTAGCTTCTCGAGTGAAGTGTTTCGATTCCATACCGTGGCTATCCCGTCGTTGAATGAATTTGACGAAGAGCAAGCCCAATGTATTGCCGCTGAACTGGAAGGTAAGCTGGAATTTTCGGATCAACTGGATAGCGAGAAAATGTTTGGGTTAAGTCTCATTGATGGCTTATCAATGTTGGAAGAGCAAATTGTTGGGCCGCTTTATCACGCCTTGAGAGGCGTCTCCATTGTCGGTGGTTCAGCTGGTGATAGCTTGAAGTTTGAAAAGACACATGTTTATACCGGAGATGGTTTTTATTCTAATGCAGCAGCCTTTGCTTTGATTGAAACTAAAGTGCGGTTTCATACGCTCAAGTTTCAGCATTTTGAGCCAACTGGCATGGATATGGTTATTACTCGGGCTGACCCATTAACGCGTACCGTTTATGAGATTGACGGTGAACCGGCCGCTGAAGCGTACGCCAACCTACTGGGGCTGAACGTTAAGCAACTAGATCAAAGTGTCTTTTCACAACACCCTTTGATGATAGAAATGGGCAATGAGTGGTTCGTGCGTGCGATTAAACGGGCGAATGAGGATGGCAGCCTAGCTTTTATATGTGCAATTGATAATGGGCTACCGTTGACCCTTGCGAAACCCCTTGATTTTGTTGATAGCTTACGGCTGGGAATAAGTAGGTTAAAAAAAGAATTTCAGGGGGATACTATTGAGTTGGCACTGGGCTTTGACTGTCTGTGGAGACGGCTTGAAATGAAGGCGCTTGATGTACAAAAGCCGGTGGAAAGATTGCTCAAAGAGATTAATTTTCTCGGTTTCAGCACCTTCGGTGAACAATTCAACGCCAATCATGTGAACCAGACACTGACAGGTGTTGTGATTGGTAAAGGTCGCTGA
- a CDS encoding EAL domain-containing protein, producing MNDIQTPQTETLPNLAVSVIPRSTVKQHKIRKILLTGDDVDQRSLLEITLKHHGYQVHATDGTEKASAALKKFQPDLFIVDIITPNDPNAGFDTVKSLKNNGELTCPMVFITSEHDFLSKLKTIRSKGDTFITKPVNTLELTNCIERLNIVHHPESYPVLILEDDAALANFYEFIAQNVGIHLLQPTNELFDLNRADTDIIDLKQPPELAQTLVDDRVLPIADAKTDVQTKRILVVEDHRPNQLLIERQLAHLGFDLKIAKDGEQGLQMWRDKQFDLIMTDCLMPVMDGYDMTQAIRLEEKKGGARIPIIAITANAMPSDVDKCLAVGMSAVITKPTSISKLSKVLDEWCPPFDTEKANSATPVKSESSPDKQNSNKQDINFSVISAYIGDDITAHKELISAFLESAPANIETLIAAIETQSWDDIIQESHKLKSTSKSVGAIKLAEHVLQIECAGKERDIDAALQQSQPIRKLLSEYIKAFKQHFDEKDNSVEQTSIVNDTYFNSLKLCLIDDDEVVLTHLSSLLKSFGISQVDTAKSAENVLTRLDNAHLNVDIMVIDINMPDVDGIAFLRHLAERQFSGGIIIISGEDKKILKTVASLVENHQLNLLAALEKPVQAKELKNALNNFKYLSDSDETNAKNDEITAEDLLAALNNEEIVPHFQPQVNAKTGELVGVEALARWFSPEFGFVSPGQFIPLAEEHGLIKKLTESIYLQSLTQVAQWKKAGLQTRVSVNFSMKTLDDVELTEELQHIAEDCDLQPSQVVIELTESALEGNISIVMEILSRLRLYGFGLSIDDFGTGYATLEQLQRLPFGEMKLDLGYVSKATKELEARVILESSILLAKRLDLETVAEGVEDEETLNLLLELGADVIQGYHISRPMKGSELLTWYEKWKKGNSLNSTPLQQPEDGHK from the coding sequence ATGAATGATATTCAAACGCCGCAGACAGAAACCTTACCGAACCTAGCCGTTTCCGTAATACCTCGTTCTACCGTTAAGCAGCATAAAATTAGAAAAATATTACTGACCGGCGATGATGTTGATCAAAGGTCTTTGCTGGAAATAACTCTTAAACATCATGGCTATCAGGTTCACGCAACCGATGGCACAGAAAAAGCGTCAGCAGCTCTTAAAAAATTTCAACCTGACCTGTTTATTGTCGACATCATTACCCCCAACGATCCCAATGCAGGTTTTGATACAGTTAAATCACTGAAAAATAACGGTGAATTAACCTGCCCAATGGTGTTTATAACCAGTGAACATGACTTCCTATCAAAGCTGAAAACCATCCGTTCAAAAGGCGATACCTTTATTACAAAGCCTGTTAATACGTTGGAGCTGACTAACTGTATTGAGCGTTTAAATATAGTACATCACCCCGAATCATACCCCGTTCTTATCTTAGAGGACGACGCCGCCCTCGCTAACTTTTATGAATTCATAGCGCAAAATGTCGGCATACATTTGCTTCAACCGACGAACGAGTTGTTTGATCTCAATCGAGCAGATACTGACATTATTGATTTAAAACAGCCACCCGAACTAGCGCAAACGTTAGTGGACGATAGGGTTCTCCCCATAGCTGACGCCAAGACTGATGTTCAAACGAAGCGCATCTTAGTCGTTGAAGACCATCGCCCCAATCAATTACTGATTGAACGTCAACTCGCTCACCTCGGCTTTGATTTGAAGATTGCTAAAGATGGTGAACAAGGTTTACAAATGTGGCGAGATAAACAGTTCGACCTCATCATGACAGATTGCTTGATGCCCGTGATGGACGGGTATGACATGACTCAGGCAATACGCCTTGAAGAAAAAAAAGGCGGCGCACGCATTCCCATTATTGCTATTACCGCCAATGCGATGCCCAGTGATGTGGACAAATGCCTTGCCGTTGGCATGTCGGCGGTCATCACCAAGCCCACTTCTATCTCTAAGTTATCAAAGGTTTTGGATGAATGGTGCCCTCCCTTTGATACCGAAAAAGCAAACTCAGCAACGCCTGTTAAATCAGAATCATCACCTGATAAACAGAACAGCAATAAGCAGGATATCAACTTTTCTGTTATTTCAGCCTATATAGGCGATGACATCACTGCGCACAAAGAATTAATATCTGCCTTCTTGGAGTCCGCACCGGCGAATATTGAAACGCTAATAGCGGCAATAGAAACGCAATCTTGGGACGACATTATTCAGGAGAGTCATAAACTTAAGTCCACCTCAAAATCTGTTGGTGCCATTAAGTTAGCCGAGCATGTGCTGCAAATTGAATGTGCGGGAAAAGAAAGAGATATAGACGCCGCCTTACAACAAAGCCAGCCTATAAGAAAGCTACTGAGTGAGTACATAAAAGCTTTTAAACAACATTTCGACGAGAAAGATAATTCGGTTGAGCAAACATCCATCGTTAACGATACGTACTTCAACAGTCTCAAACTCTGTTTAATCGATGACGATGAGGTAGTACTGACGCACCTTTCTTCCCTACTAAAATCGTTTGGTATCAGTCAGGTAGATACGGCAAAGTCAGCAGAAAACGTGTTAACGAGATTGGATAATGCACACCTTAACGTAGATATCATGGTGATTGACATCAATATGCCGGATGTCGATGGTATTGCCTTCTTAAGGCATCTAGCTGAACGTCAGTTCAGTGGAGGAATTATCATTATCAGCGGAGAAGATAAGAAAATTCTAAAAACAGTTGCAAGCTTGGTGGAAAACCATCAATTAAACCTACTGGCTGCGCTTGAAAAACCGGTACAAGCTAAAGAACTTAAAAACGCACTCAATAATTTCAAGTATTTATCTGATAGCGATGAAACAAACGCTAAGAACGATGAGATAACCGCAGAAGATTTACTCGCGGCCCTAAACAATGAAGAAATAGTGCCCCACTTCCAACCACAAGTGAACGCTAAAACCGGAGAATTAGTCGGCGTTGAAGCGTTGGCAAGGTGGTTTAGCCCCGAGTTTGGCTTCGTATCACCCGGTCAATTTATCCCGCTCGCAGAAGAACATGGACTGATCAAAAAGCTGACCGAATCAATCTATCTGCAATCGCTCACACAGGTCGCTCAATGGAAAAAAGCGGGGTTACAAACAAGGGTATCGGTAAACTTTTCAATGAAAACACTGGATGATGTTGAGCTGACAGAAGAGCTTCAACATATTGCTGAAGACTGTGACCTTCAGCCTTCGCAGGTTGTTATCGAGTTAACGGAAAGCGCCTTGGAAGGCAATATCTCTATCGTTATGGAAATTTTAAGCCGCCTTCGTCTGTATGGGTTCGGGCTATCCATTGATGACTTTGGCACGGGTTACGCCACACTGGAGCAATTGCAAAGACTCCCCTTTGGTGAAATGAAACTTGACCTGGGTTACGTCAGTAAAGCCACAAAAGAATTAGAAGCAAGGGTCATCTTAGAATCAAGTATTTTGCTCGCCAAACGGCTGGACTTGGAAACAGTCGCAGAAGGCGTTGAAGATGAGGAAACACTCAACCTGTTATTAGAATTAGGGGCCGATGTAATACAGGGATACCATATCAGCAGACCGATGAAAGGGTCTGAGCTATTAACATGGTATGAAAAGTGGAAAAAAGGCAATAGCTTAAACAGCACGCCCCTTCAACAGCCCGAGGACGGGCACAAATAA
- a CDS encoding fused response regulator/phosphatase, which translates to MTSSLKTILIIDDEQVNITLLNLALQHDYRLLSALNASAALEHLENSAVDLILLDIIMPEVNGYELCTIIKANPQTADIPIIFSTAKDDVDDEAKGLELGAVDYLTKPIHKPILLARVKTHLSLRDALQTVIEQNDLLRNERETVENIILRMRTAENFYSEGIRQIILPLESTNGDIFLSTLATDDKTQYMLMGDFTGHGLPAAVGGPLISHIFYEAAANGESLESIIKRINHALWEKLPAGIFMACAFIAYQRETSELKVYNFGFPELFYYRNNRLLSRICSKETMLGVLEIIPIDTANEPMPIISGDKIYSFSDGLFETVSEAGEAYGMKRLESLLSLIQDTNRPLEDAVDELTVYAGKNGFADDVFLMELSL; encoded by the coding sequence ATGACGTCATCATTAAAAACCATTCTCATTATTGATGATGAGCAGGTCAATATAACGCTACTGAACTTAGCCTTACAACATGACTACCGTCTATTAAGCGCATTAAACGCTTCAGCTGCACTTGAACACCTAGAAAATTCGGCCGTTGACCTTATCTTGCTTGATATTATTATGCCAGAGGTGAATGGCTATGAGCTATGCACAATCATTAAAGCTAATCCACAAACAGCAGACATCCCGATCATTTTCTCGACGGCAAAAGATGATGTCGATGATGAAGCTAAAGGACTCGAATTAGGTGCCGTTGACTACCTAACTAAACCTATCCATAAACCCATATTACTAGCACGCGTAAAAACACATCTCAGTTTGCGTGATGCACTTCAAACGGTTATTGAGCAAAACGACTTATTAAGAAATGAAAGAGAAACTGTAGAAAATATTATTTTGCGAATGAGAACAGCTGAAAATTTTTATTCTGAAGGCATTCGACAAATCATCCTCCCACTAGAGTCAACAAATGGTGATATTTTCCTTTCCACTTTGGCCACTGATGATAAAACTCAATACATGCTAATGGGAGATTTCACAGGCCATGGTCTACCCGCCGCTGTGGGCGGACCTTTGATATCCCATATTTTCTACGAGGCAGCCGCCAATGGAGAAAGCCTAGAAAGCATTATTAAGCGCATCAACCATGCCTTATGGGAAAAACTACCTGCAGGAATATTTATGGCCTGCGCATTTATAGCTTATCAAAGAGAAACATCTGAGCTGAAAGTATATAACTTTGGCTTCCCTGAATTATTTTATTATAGAAACAACAGGCTTTTATCACGTATCTGCTCAAAAGAAACGATGTTAGGCGTGCTTGAAATAATTCCCATCGACACAGCTAATGAGCCCATGCCCATCATCAGCGGAGACAAAATTTATTCCTTTTCAGACGGCCTATTTGAAACCGTCTCTGAGGCCGGAGAAGCATATGGCATGAAACGACTTGAGTCTTTGCTATCATTAATTCAGGACACTAATCGCCCGCTCGAAGATGCGGTAGATGAGCTCACTGTTTATGCCGGTAAAAATGGGTTTGCTGATGATGTTTTTCTAATGGAATTGAGCTTGTAA
- a CDS encoding diguanylate cyclase yields MKEPLLPKLTKESQSAVLEIVSDGIWDWDANSGYVYRNPAWYLMLGYDLNSFANTVFTWENIIHPDDYARVMEHFDRYITHKSDAYKIQYRCRTSSDDYVWVEDKALVVEWNEDNTVARMIGAHRDINTEKLLEEKNKLEKLSLQALIDVRTDELNQVNEELRQKMLEVERLVNTDALTLLSSRYFFDKKMTEEKARSRRFNEPLSLIAFDLDNFKPVNDTYGHASGDLVLTKVGDLVLNNIREVDIAARWGGDEFVVLLPNTSVSKAVLLAEKLRELISSQPGIKEFSVTASFGVTQLLDKDDLKAFIKRVDEALYTSKNFGRNQVNSM; encoded by the coding sequence ATGAAAGAACCTTTGCTACCAAAATTAACGAAAGAATCTCAGTCTGCTGTTTTAGAGATTGTCAGTGATGGCATATGGGATTGGGACGCTAATAGCGGCTATGTTTATCGAAACCCTGCTTGGTACTTGATGCTTGGCTATGACCTGAATTCTTTTGCAAACACGGTGTTCACTTGGGAGAATATCATACACCCAGATGATTATGCTCGTGTAATGGAGCACTTTGATCGTTATATTACCCATAAATCTGATGCTTATAAAATCCAGTACCGTTGTCGAACCTCCAGCGATGACTACGTTTGGGTAGAAGATAAAGCGCTAGTAGTTGAATGGAATGAAGACAATACGGTGGCTAGAATGATCGGCGCTCACCGTGACATAAATACTGAAAAATTACTCGAAGAGAAAAACAAACTGGAAAAATTATCTCTACAAGCGCTCATTGATGTACGGACAGATGAGCTCAATCAAGTAAATGAGGAGCTTAGGCAGAAGATGCTTGAGGTCGAAAGGTTGGTAAATACTGATGCACTTACATTGTTATCAAGTCGGTATTTTTTCGACAAAAAGATGACAGAAGAAAAAGCAAGGTCAAGGCGCTTTAATGAACCGTTATCCTTAATTGCTTTCGATCTGGATAATTTTAAGCCAGTTAACGATACTTACGGGCATGCGTCAGGTGATTTGGTTTTAACTAAAGTTGGCGACTTAGTGTTGAATAACATTAGGGAAGTGGATATTGCTGCTAGATGGGGTGGGGATGAGTTTGTGGTGTTATTACCAAATACAAGCGTGAGCAAAGCAGTTTTACTTGCTGAGAAACTTCGTGAGTTAATAAGTTCTCAGCCTGGTATTAAAGAGTTTTCTGTTACCGCAAGTTTTGGTGTGACGCAGTTATTAGATAAAGATGACTTGAAAGCATTTATTAAGCGAGTAGACGAAGCACTATATACCTCGAAAAATTTCGGGCGAAATCAAGTTAATTCGATGTAG
- a CDS encoding Ig-like domain-containing protein, producing MQHINFTHAKFNNRFCFATESRTSAQTQLGQASKRRVNGILFTLLIFMLGLASMSSPALANNDNALTQAEALTHSLVGLNKAYQHAAANAQANALDELLSVAAERHALLSSLIEEDPGAVLRVAIPAQVRAGMPDEVSSFIEQRLELEGELEVLYEDYTDGSHRLRHSLKADDELISLYFKTNPAGLLSGNSVIAHGIYLAGADGTDGSIALESSENILMLAAGGGSDGGSNGGTPAPTPNTLGEQHTVVLLVNFQDDPNNMPWTVDEVRDLVFGTVNDFYIENSYQQTSLTGDVHNWVTLPVGSNTCSTTTIQNEADTAASNQGIDISAYNRIVYIYPRYNCFYAGKATVGGTPSRAFIAGYLNLKIIGHELGHNFGLMHSHGMNCTGTVVGSGCPWLDYGDSLDIMGSVALHINSFQKQLLGWLDYDVSPPITTINTGGSYQIAPYTTGGNAPLALRIARDPDPTTGQQRWFYLEYRQALGFDSPIGSSSQLDQGNILNGVVFHLGTEGDRSSSFLLDMTPDSNPTGSFEDLYDPALTIGQSYTDPVTGVTIKTDWSDGSGATVLVNFDSESCLRANPSIALSPAEGPWVEPGMPVTYTVTVTNNDGGSCADASFDSTASVPTGWTANFADSTLILAPGASVTSNLTVTSSNSAADGFYNVDISTSNSAANYSDSAIATYVVSADTGGTPANNAPVAVNDSATLLQVEPVVINVLNNDWDPDNDSIWIETLSQGTKGTVAINNDGSLTYIPGRRFKNNDSFTYAISDGIAITTATVTIALQKSSDGGGGKGGGKGGGKGGK from the coding sequence ATGCAACATATCAATTTTACACACGCTAAATTCAACAACCGTTTTTGTTTCGCCACTGAATCAAGAACTTCAGCCCAAACACAGCTAGGACAAGCGTCCAAACGCCGCGTTAACGGCATCCTTTTTACCTTGCTTATTTTCATGCTTGGGCTTGCGTCAATGTCCAGCCCAGCACTGGCCAACAACGATAACGCACTTACTCAGGCCGAAGCACTGACCCATTCATTGGTCGGACTCAATAAGGCCTATCAACACGCGGCAGCCAATGCCCAAGCCAATGCGCTAGACGAACTACTCAGCGTCGCCGCCGAACGCCACGCTCTGCTCTCCAGCCTGATTGAGGAAGATCCCGGCGCCGTACTGCGGGTCGCTATACCCGCTCAGGTTCGTGCCGGTATGCCTGATGAAGTTTCCAGCTTTATCGAGCAACGGCTAGAACTCGAAGGCGAACTAGAAGTTTTATATGAGGACTACACAGACGGCAGCCATCGCCTGCGTCACTCCCTCAAGGCTGACGATGAACTTATCTCGCTATATTTCAAAACCAATCCAGCTGGTCTACTCAGCGGTAATTCGGTGATTGCGCACGGAATCTATCTCGCAGGTGCTGATGGCACAGACGGCTCTATAGCACTGGAATCTAGCGAAAATATTTTAATGCTAGCCGCCGGCGGCGGATCCGATGGAGGCAGTAACGGCGGCACACCGGCACCGACGCCCAATACCCTCGGCGAACAGCACACTGTCGTTTTACTGGTTAATTTCCAGGACGACCCCAACAACATGCCGTGGACAGTGGACGAAGTACGTGACCTAGTGTTCGGCACTGTCAACGATTTCTACATCGAAAACTCCTACCAGCAAACCTCGCTCACTGGTGATGTCCATAACTGGGTTACGCTTCCCGTGGGGAGCAACACCTGTAGCACCACGACGATACAAAACGAGGCCGATACAGCAGCTAGCAACCAAGGTATAGACATTTCTGCTTATAATCGCATCGTCTACATTTATCCCCGCTACAACTGTTTTTATGCCGGCAAAGCCACCGTGGGCGGCACCCCATCACGCGCCTTCATCGCGGGATATTTAAACTTGAAAATCATTGGCCACGAGCTAGGACACAACTTTGGCCTGATGCATTCTCACGGCATGAACTGCACCGGAACTGTGGTCGGCTCTGGATGCCCATGGCTCGATTATGGCGACAGCTTAGACATCATGGGTAGCGTGGCTCTGCATATCAACAGCTTCCAAAAACAACTACTGGGTTGGTTGGATTACGACGTATCACCACCGATCACAACAATTAATACAGGCGGTAGCTACCAGATCGCACCTTATACAACAGGCGGTAATGCCCCGCTTGCTCTACGGATTGCACGCGACCCCGATCCAACGACTGGTCAGCAACGTTGGTTCTATCTTGAATACAGGCAAGCACTCGGCTTCGACAGCCCTATCGGAAGTTCATCCCAGCTTGATCAGGGTAATATACTGAACGGCGTGGTATTCCACTTAGGCACAGAAGGTGACAGATCTAGCAGCTTCCTGCTGGATATGACCCCCGACAGCAACCCAACGGGTTCATTTGAAGATCTTTATGACCCAGCACTAACCATTGGGCAGAGCTACACCGACCCGGTAACGGGTGTTACGATAAAGACCGATTGGTCGGATGGCAGCGGCGCCACGGTGCTCGTAAACTTTGACTCAGAAAGTTGCCTACGCGCTAACCCAAGCATTGCACTATCGCCAGCCGAAGGCCCCTGGGTTGAACCAGGAATGCCCGTTACTTATACCGTGACGGTTACCAACAACGATGGAGGTTCCTGCGCCGACGCCAGCTTCGATAGCACGGCCAGCGTACCAACCGGCTGGACAGCAAACTTTGCCGATTCCACCTTAATTCTCGCACCTGGCGCTAGCGTTACAAGCAACCTGACTGTTACTTCATCAAACAGCGCAGCCGATGGCTTCTACAACGTTGACATCAGTACCAGCAATAGCGCCGCTAACTATAGCGATTCGGCCATTGCCACCTACGTAGTCAGTGCAGACACCGGTGGCACACCGGCCAATAACGCACCGGTGGCAGTCAACGACAGCGCCACCCTGCTACAGGTAGAACCCGTGGTGATTAACGTGCTCAACAACGACTGGGACCCAGACAATGACAGCATCTGGATTGAAACTTTATCTCAGGGCACTAAAGGCACAGTCGCTATTAATAACGACGGCAGCCTGACCTATATTCCCGGCCGGCGCTTCAAGAACAACGACAGCTTCACGTATGCCATTAGTGACGGTATCGCAATAACAACCGCAACCGTCACCATTGCATTACAGAAGTCTTCCGATGGCGGGGGCGGCAAAGGCGGTGGTAAAGGCGGCGGCAAAGGCGGTAAGTAG
- a CDS encoding cupin domain-containing protein: MKIMSEFAVALLVVMQLISVPIAHADNGQTEGLLRGLLDPYKFFIQRIELPPDEDAGVHDHDGHEIIYVLEGSVTLHVGQTVRTLKTGEVFHVTPGTVMGVGNPNKETASRVLVFYLTEK; encoded by the coding sequence ATGAAGATAATGAGCGAATTTGCCGTTGCCTTGTTGGTGGTTATGCAATTGATTTCAGTCCCAATAGCCCATGCTGATAATGGTCAAACTGAAGGGTTGCTCCGCGGTTTGCTCGATCCTTATAAATTCTTTATTCAACGCATCGAATTACCACCTGACGAGGATGCAGGTGTCCACGACCATGACGGCCACGAGATTATCTACGTGCTCGAAGGCAGTGTTACGTTACACGTTGGGCAAACCGTGCGCACGTTAAAGACCGGCGAGGTATTTCATGTTACACCTGGAACCGTGATGGGTGTTGGCAATCCAAACAAGGAGACAGCGAGTCGGGTTCTGGTTTTCTACCTAACTGAAAAGTAA